One Clostridium sp. CM027 genomic window carries:
- the glmU gene encoding bifunctional UDP-N-acetylglucosamine diphosphorylase/glucosamine-1-phosphate N-acetyltransferase GlmU encodes MYKCAIILAAGQGKRMNSNMPKVVHKVCGKEMINHVIDIMRKADIEMVDVVIGKGAAQVKKVSEDRKINYSVQEDQLGTGHAVMCAKEFLSGNEGTVAIFVGDGPLITECTVRRLLDYHEKGDFKATILTSSMAEPAKYGRIIRDENGEVKKIVEFKDCTKEEVLVKEVNSGMYCFSIKELLNSLDRLNNNNAQEEYYLTDVISILKEQGFKVGAFDVPVEEITAVNSKVELADAEAIMRKRINRKHMENGVTIIDPNNTYIDSEVIIGKDTTIYPGNILQGKTILKEECVLYPNNRIADSIIGNGVSVQSSVVIESQIGDQTTVGPFAYIRPESNIGKHARIGDFVEIKKSTIGDNTKVSHLTYIGDAEVGSGCNFGCGTVVVNYDGKAKYKTIIGNNTFIGCNTNLVAPVKVNDNAYIAAGSTITNEVPKNALAIARARQKNIENWVVKSGHSK; translated from the coding sequence TTGTATAAATGCGCTATAATATTAGCTGCAGGTCAAGGAAAAAGAATGAATTCTAATATGCCTAAGGTTGTACATAAGGTTTGTGGTAAAGAAATGATAAACCATGTTATTGACATTATGAGAAAGGCAGATATTGAAATGGTTGATGTGGTAATTGGAAAAGGAGCCGCGCAGGTTAAAAAAGTATCAGAAGATAGAAAAATTAATTACTCCGTCCAAGAAGATCAGTTAGGCACAGGACATGCAGTAATGTGTGCTAAAGAGTTCCTAAGTGGGAATGAAGGTACGGTAGCAATATTTGTTGGAGATGGTCCACTAATTACTGAATGTACAGTTAGGAGACTATTAGATTATCATGAAAAAGGTGATTTTAAAGCGACTATATTAACTTCAAGTATGGCTGAGCCTGCAAAGTATGGTAGAATAATTAGGGATGAAAATGGTGAGGTTAAAAAAATTGTTGAGTTTAAAGATTGTACAAAAGAAGAAGTATTAGTTAAAGAAGTAAATTCTGGAATGTATTGCTTTAGCATAAAAGAATTACTTAATAGTTTAGATAGATTAAATAATAATAATGCTCAAGAGGAATACTATTTAACAGATGTTATTAGTATATTAAAGGAGCAAGGGTTTAAGGTTGGAGCTTTTGATGTGCCAGTTGAAGAAATTACTGCAGTTAATTCAAAGGTAGAGCTTGCAGATGCAGAGGCCATTATGAGAAAAAGAATAAATAGAAAACATATGGAAAATGGAGTTACAATAATTGACCCTAATAATACATACATAGATTCAGAAGTTATAATAGGAAAAGATACTACTATATATCCAGGGAATATTTTGCAGGGTAAGACTATTCTTAAAGAAGAGTGTGTTCTTTACCCTAATAATAGAATTGCGGATAGCATTATAGGAAACGGAGTTTCAGTTCAAAGTTCTGTTGTAATTGAAAGCCAGATAGGCGATCAAACTACTGTTGGACCTTTTGCGTACATTAGACCAGAAAGCAATATAGGTAAACATGCTAGAATAGGAGATTTTGTTGAAATTAAAAAATCAACTATTGGAGATAATACAAAGGTATCTCATCTTACTTATATTGGTGATGCAGAGGTAGGAAGTGGATGTAATTTTGGCTGCGGAACTGTAGTTGTAAATTATGATGGAAAAGCAAAATACAAAACTATAATAGGCAATAATACGTTTATAGGATGCAACACTAACCTAGTAGCACCTGTAAAGGTTAATGATAACGCGTACATTGCGGCTGGTTCTACAATTACAAATGAGGTGCCTAAAAATGCTTTGGCAATAGCTAGAGCAAGGCAAAAAAATATTGAAAATTGGGTAGTGAAATCAGGACACAGCAAATAA
- a CDS encoding phosphatase PAP2 family protein: MKGLLEYISDKDISLLRIINNSWKCRFLDIIMPIMTYLGSFSFMFIFCTLAFLFNSTIVHTIAIKAMISITISTGIGKILKVSVTRLRPFITVPNLNIKKIGIDKYSFPSGHTTGAFSLAIIIALYFPIFGFITIPIACCVGISRIYIGVHYPTDVIMGIFIGSTCSFLTYRFF; the protein is encoded by the coding sequence ATGAAAGGATTACTTGAATATATAAGCGATAAAGATATTAGCCTGCTTAGAATTATAAATAATTCTTGGAAGTGTAGGTTTTTAGATATTATAATGCCAATTATGACTTACTTAGGTTCTTTTTCTTTTATGTTTATATTCTGTACCCTTGCTTTTCTATTTAATAGTACTATTGTTCACACCATAGCTATTAAAGCTATGATTTCTATAACAATCAGCACTGGCATTGGTAAGATTCTCAAAGTAAGCGTTACTAGATTAAGACCTTTTATAACAGTTCCAAACTTGAACATAAAAAAAATAGGCATAGATAAATACTCCTTTCCGTCAGGTCATACTACTGGTGCATTTTCATTAGCTATAATAATAGCTTTATATTTCCCTATATTTGGGTTTATAACTATACCCATAGCTTGTTGTGTAGGAATTTCTAGAATTTACATAGGCGTTCATTATCCTACCGATGTTATTATGGGTATTTTTATCGGAAGTACTTGTTCTTTTCTTACTTACAGATTTTTTTAA
- a CDS encoding [Fe-Fe] hydrogenase large subunit C-terminal domain-containing protein, translating to MNKMYNEIFKSLAKSYYEDNFENKVQELLSKDNINKTELSSVISSLCGVEVDFSHNYIDDLNKAILSYESNYKIVNKIKGCTMDCTDKPGKTKCQASCPFDAILIDNKSNTTYIDNDKCTDCGFCVEACPNGALMDKVEFIPLLNLLRGDSKVIAAVAPAITGQFGENVNINNLRTAFKKMGFTDMVEVAFFADMLTLKESVEFDEHIKTKEDLMITSCCCPMWVGMVKKIYHDLVKYVSPSVSPMIACGRILKKLNPNCKVVFIGPCIAKKGEAKEKDLLGDIDFVLTFSELKDIFDILNIDPEKLPQAVSSEYASRGGRLYARTGGVSIAIGDVIEKLFPEKYHLLNAIQGNGVKECKKLLTKAQNVEVNANFIEGMGCVGGCVGGPKALIDASCGKRRVDKFAESSKIKTSLDSDCMNEILSRIGINTVDDFKDKNKTKIFNREF from the coding sequence TTGAATAAAATGTATAATGAAATTTTTAAATCCCTAGCCAAATCCTATTATGAAGATAATTTTGAAAACAAAGTACAGGAATTACTGTCTAAGGATAATATTAATAAAACTGAGTTAAGCTCCGTAATTTCCTCACTTTGCGGAGTTGAAGTAGACTTTTCTCATAATTACATAGATGATTTAAATAAAGCTATCCTTTCTTATGAATCAAATTATAAAATTGTAAATAAAATCAAAGGCTGCACTATGGATTGTACAGATAAGCCTGGAAAGACAAAATGTCAAGCTTCCTGCCCTTTTGATGCCATATTAATAGATAATAAAAGTAATACTACTTATATTGACAATGATAAATGCACAGACTGTGGTTTTTGCGTAGAAGCATGTCCGAATGGTGCCTTAATGGACAAGGTAGAGTTTATTCCTCTTTTAAATTTATTAAGAGGAGATTCGAAAGTAATAGCAGCTGTAGCCCCTGCCATTACTGGTCAATTTGGAGAAAATGTTAATATAAATAATCTTAGAACCGCTTTTAAAAAAATGGGGTTTACAGATATGGTTGAAGTTGCTTTTTTTGCGGATATGCTTACATTGAAAGAATCCGTAGAATTTGATGAGCACATTAAAACAAAAGAAGATTTAATGATCACCTCCTGCTGTTGTCCTATGTGGGTAGGGATGGTAAAAAAGATTTACCACGATTTAGTGAAGTATGTATCTCCCTCTGTATCTCCTATGATTGCCTGCGGTAGAATTTTGAAGAAATTAAACCCTAACTGCAAAGTAGTCTTTATAGGTCCCTGCATTGCAAAAAAGGGTGAAGCTAAGGAAAAAGACCTTTTAGGTGATATTGATTTTGTTCTTACATTCTCAGAACTTAAGGATATTTTTGATATATTAAACATCGACCCAGAAAAACTTCCACAAGCTGTATCCAGTGAGTATGCTTCCAGAGGCGGCAGGCTTTACGCTAGGACAGGAGGAGTATCTATAGCAATTGGAGACGTTATAGAAAAATTATTTCCTGAAAAATATCATTTATTAAATGCTATTCAAGGAAACGGTGTAAAAGAATGTAAAAAACTACTTACTAAAGCTCAAAATGTAGAGGTTAATGCAAATTTTATAGAAGGTATGGGTTGTGTTGGTGGTTGTGTTGGAGGGCCTAAAGCTTTGATTGACGCAAGCTGCGGAAAACGTAGAGTGGATAAGTTTGCAGAAAGTTCAAAAATTAAAACTTCCTTAGATAGTGATTGTATGAACGAAATTCTAAGTAGAATTGGAATTAATACTGTTGATGATTTTAAAGATAAAAACAAAACCAAAATATTCAACAGAGAATTTTAG
- the purR gene encoding pur operon repressor encodes MNKYSRNQRVTGITKILTENPNKTINLKMFTELFNAAKSTISEDIVIVRETLSELSMGRVESVAGAAGGVKYICGVSRQEGITFAEKLCEILTQKDRVIPGNFIYMTDIMYNPEIVHKAGVILASAFSELDIDYVVTVETKGIPLAYEVAKMLGVQLVIVRHDPKVTEGSTVSINYVSGSSNRIQTMSLSRKSIKKQSKCIFIDDFMKAGGTATGIINLLKEFESKLLGIGVLVDNIQSGHKLIAEYISIIQFKGINEEGNSELTPSKNFEKV; translated from the coding sequence ATGAATAAATATAGTAGAAATCAAAGAGTTACAGGTATTACTAAAATATTAACAGAAAATCCTAATAAGACAATTAATCTAAAGATGTTTACGGAATTATTTAATGCAGCTAAATCCACAATTAGCGAAGATATTGTTATTGTCCGTGAAACTTTAAGTGAGTTATCTATGGGAAGAGTGGAATCGGTGGCAGGCGCAGCTGGTGGAGTGAAATATATTTGCGGGGTCTCAAGGCAAGAAGGTATAACATTTGCAGAAAAATTATGTGAAATTTTAACACAGAAGGACAGGGTGATACCAGGAAATTTTATATATATGACTGATATTATGTATAATCCAGAAATAGTGCACAAAGCAGGAGTAATCCTTGCATCTGCTTTTAGTGAGTTAGACATAGACTATGTTGTAACAGTCGAGACTAAAGGGATACCACTTGCGTATGAAGTGGCAAAAATGCTTGGCGTTCAATTAGTTATTGTAAGGCATGATCCGAAGGTTACTGAGGGCAGTACTGTTAGTATCAACTATGTATCTGGATCTAGTAACAGAATTCAAACTATGTCTCTTTCAAGAAAGTCTATAAAAAAACAGAGCAAATGTATTTTTATAGATGACTTTATGAAAGCTGGAGGAACTGCAACAGGTATAATTAATTTGCTTAAAGAATTCGAAAGTAAACTTTTAGGTATTGGAGTTCTTGTTGATAATATTCAAAGCGGTCATAAATTAATAGCAGAATACATATCGATTATTCAGTTTAAAGGAATAAACGAGGAAGGTAACTCTGAGTTAACTCCATCAAAAAACTTTGAAAAAGTGTAA
- a CDS encoding ABC-F family ATP-binding cassette domain-containing protein: MSRLVVKNMSHGFGDRVIFEDVSFRLLKGEHIALIGANGEGKSTFMNIITGSLMPDEGDVEWSSSVRVGYMDQHTVLEKGRTIREVLRDAFKYLFDLEDEMLSVTEKMGEASPEELEKLLDRMGTIQDQLDNNGFYGIDSKIDEVAVGIGLKDVGLENDVADLSGGQRTKILLAKLLLEAPDVLLLDEPTNFLDEQHVEWLKRYLQNYENAFILISHDIEFLDGVINIIYHVENKKLTRYIGSYNEFLRVHDAKKKQMEADYERQQKEITKLEIFVAKNKSRASTSGMAKSRQKKLDKIDKMEITKDKPKPQFDFKSARASGKILFKTVDLVTGYDSPLSKPLNLYMERGQKIALVGANGVGKTTLLKSLMGDIKAVSGHTNVGDYQYIGYYEQEIKGVNRNNCIEEFWQEFPSFTQGQVRSALAKCGLTTKHIESRITVLSGGEQAKVRLAKLLNRETNILILDEPTNHLDVDAKEELKRALKEYTGSILIVCHEPEFYQDVVTDVWNCEEWTTKIV, encoded by the coding sequence ATGAGTAGATTGGTAGTAAAAAATATGAGCCATGGATTTGGTGATAGAGTAATATTTGAAGATGTATCTTTTAGATTACTTAAAGGGGAGCACATAGCACTTATAGGTGCTAACGGAGAGGGTAAATCAACATTTATGAATATTATTACAGGTTCGCTTATGCCAGATGAGGGCGATGTTGAATGGTCAAGTAGCGTAAGAGTGGGATACATGGATCAGCATACGGTTTTGGAAAAGGGAAGAACTATTAGAGAAGTTTTAAGGGATGCTTTTAAATATCTTTTTGACTTAGAAGATGAAATGCTTAGTGTAACAGAAAAAATGGGCGAGGCATCACCTGAGGAACTAGAAAAGTTACTAGATAGAATGGGAACAATACAAGATCAGCTCGATAATAATGGATTTTATGGTATTGATTCTAAGATAGATGAGGTAGCTGTAGGAATTGGACTTAAAGATGTTGGCCTTGAAAATGATGTTGCAGATTTAAGCGGAGGACAAAGGACGAAAATTCTTCTTGCAAAACTTTTATTAGAAGCTCCAGATGTTCTACTACTGGATGAGCCTACTAACTTTTTGGATGAGCAGCATGTAGAGTGGCTTAAGAGATATCTTCAAAATTATGAAAATGCATTTATCTTAATATCTCATGATATTGAATTTCTAGACGGCGTAATTAATATAATATATCATGTGGAAAATAAAAAACTAACTAGATATATAGGTTCATATAACGAATTTTTGAGAGTTCATGATGCTAAAAAGAAGCAAATGGAAGCTGATTATGAAAGACAACAAAAAGAAATTACCAAACTAGAGATTTTTGTTGCTAAAAATAAATCAAGGGCATCTACAAGTGGTATGGCAAAATCAAGACAAAAGAAATTAGATAAAATTGATAAAATGGAAATTACAAAAGATAAACCAAAGCCGCAATTTGATTTTAAATCTGCAAGAGCTTCAGGGAAGATATTATTTAAAACTGTGGATTTAGTTACTGGATATGATAGTCCATTATCCAAACCATTAAATTTATATATGGAAAGAGGACAAAAGATTGCTTTAGTTGGGGCTAATGGTGTTGGAAAAACAACATTGTTGAAGAGTCTTATGGGTGATATAAAAGCTGTTTCAGGGCATACAAACGTAGGAGATTATCAATATATAGGATACTATGAGCAAGAAATAAAGGGAGTCAATCGAAATAATTGTATTGAAGAATTTTGGCAAGAATTCCCTAGCTTCACTCAGGGTCAGGTAAGATCTGCGCTTGCTAAGTGTGGACTTACTACAAAGCATATTGAAAGTAGAATTACTGTGCTTAGTGGTGGAGAGCAAGCAAAGGTAAGACTTGCGAAACTCCTAAACAGGGAAACTAATATATTGATCTTAGATGAGCCTACCAATCATTTAGATGTAGATGCTAAAGAAGAGCTCAAGAGGGCTCTAAAAGAATATACAGGAAGTATACTTATAGTTTGTCATGAACCAGAATTCTATCAAGACGTAGTAACAGATGTATGGAACTGTGAAGAATGGACAACTAAAATCGTATAA
- a CDS encoding HAD family phosphatase, whose protein sequence is MLKNIKAAIFDLDGTLIDSMWVWDRIDKNYFRSRNIDLPKNLKTQIEHLSFNETAAYFKNNFGILDTIDEIKNEWNDYAHEEYLNNVKLKPGVVEFLSLLKTLNIKIGLATSNSKFLLEAALHSNNIYHYFDCITLTDEVSRGKDFPDVYLLAAEKLGVIPEECIVFEDILPAVKGAKSAGMRVVGVYDDFSKEQRDDIVNHADMYIIGYNELTTAI, encoded by the coding sequence ATGCTAAAAAATATTAAAGCTGCAATTTTCGATTTAGACGGAACCCTAATAGACTCTATGTGGGTTTGGGATAGAATAGATAAAAATTATTTTAGAAGCAGAAATATAGATTTACCTAAAAATCTAAAAACCCAAATAGAGCACCTTAGCTTCAATGAGACTGCGGCATATTTTAAAAATAATTTCGGTATATTAGATACTATAGACGAAATTAAAAATGAATGGAACGATTATGCCCATGAGGAGTATCTTAATAATGTAAAACTAAAGCCCGGTGTAGTTGAGTTTTTATCTTTACTTAAAACCCTGAATATAAAAATCGGTCTCGCTACAAGTAATAGTAAATTTTTGTTAGAAGCTGCACTACATTCTAATAATATATACCATTATTTTGACTGCATAACTCTAACTGATGAAGTATCTCGCGGGAAAGACTTTCCCGATGTATATTTACTTGCCGCTGAAAAATTAGGCGTAATCCCAGAGGAATGCATTGTATTTGAAGATATACTTCCTGCAGTTAAAGGTGCAAAATCCGCCGGAATGAGAGTAGTCGGTGTCTATGATGATTTCTCCAAAGAACAAAGGGACGATATTGTTAATCATGCAGATATGTATATAATAGGATATAACGAGTTAACTACAGCGATTTAA
- a CDS encoding ribose-phosphate pyrophosphokinase codes for MINHGKNIKIFTGNSNPKLAADIADILGLPIGASEVGTFSDGEISVNIHETVRGADVFVVQSTNAPVNDNLMELLIMIDAFKRASAGRITAVIPYYGYARQDRKAKARDPITAKLVADIITTAGADRVLTMDLHAAQIQGYFNIPVDNMTGTPILAKYYIKNGFKDRDDVVVVAPDLGSVARSRKFADKLHASIAIIDKRRPKANVAEIMNVIGDIKGKTCIMMDDMIDTAGTITNGANALVKLGAKDVYACCSHGVLSGPAIQRINDSVIKELIILNTIDMPEGKQCEKFTTLSVAPILAEAIKRIYEDVSVSKLFEEDSSL; via the coding sequence ATGATAAACCACGGAAAGAATATTAAAATTTTTACGGGCAACTCAAATCCTAAATTAGCCGCAGATATAGCTGACATACTAGGATTACCAATTGGAGCTTCAGAAGTAGGAACTTTTAGTGATGGAGAAATATCTGTTAATATACATGAAACTGTCAGGGGCGCAGATGTATTTGTTGTTCAATCGACTAATGCACCAGTAAACGATAATTTAATGGAATTACTTATTATGATTGATGCATTTAAGAGAGCTTCAGCAGGAAGAATAACTGCGGTTATACCATATTATGGGTATGCAAGGCAGGATAGAAAAGCAAAAGCTAGAGATCCAATTACAGCAAAACTTGTGGCAGATATTATAACAACCGCAGGAGCAGATAGAGTACTGACTATGGATTTACACGCAGCTCAAATACAAGGATATTTTAATATTCCTGTTGATAATATGACTGGGACACCTATACTTGCAAAATACTACATCAAGAACGGATTTAAAGATAGGGACGATGTAGTTGTAGTTGCACCAGATCTTGGAAGCGTTGCTAGGTCAAGAAAATTTGCAGATAAGCTACATGCATCAATAGCGATAATTGATAAGAGAAGACCAAAAGCTAATGTTGCAGAAATTATGAATGTTATAGGTGATATTAAGGGGAAAACTTGTATCATGATGGATGACATGATAGACACTGCGGGAACAATAACTAATGGAGCGAATGCTTTAGTTAAACTCGGAGCAAAAGATGTTTATGCTTGTTGCAGTCATGGCGTATTATCAGGGCCTGCTATTCAAAGAATAAATGATTCGGTAATAAAAGAATTGATAATATTAAATACAATTGATATGCCAGAAGGTAAACAATGCGAAAAATTCACTACATTATCTGTAGCGCCAATTTTGGCGGAGGCTATAAAGCGAATATATGAGGATGTTTCGGTAAGTAAATTATTCGAGGAAGATTCCAGTTTATAA
- the murC gene encoding UDP-N-acetylmuramate--L-alanine ligase translates to MSFDFIRDKNKKVHFIGIGGISMSGLAEILIKNNYTVSGSDMNSSHITSKLKEKGVQIYIGHNGDNINTADLVVYTAAISPENPEYIKAKELNIPLIDRAEFLGQIMKGHKYNVAVAGTHGKTTTTSMLAHIILKEDVDPTILVGGELDAIGGNVLAGNSDYFITEACEYKASFLKFFPYIGTILNIDADHLDYYKDINHIKDTFIKFINIIPKEGYLVANVEDENVKTILHNHNYNCSILTYGINNGMLKAKDISYNELGCATFDVYKEGHRLFQINLNVPGQHNVLNALASIGTALILNFSENSITRGLSSFKGTHRRFELKGIKNGVTVIDDYAHHPTEIKATLSATKNYPHNKIYCVFQPHTYSRTLSLFEDFSDSFYDMDNLILADIYAAREKDTGVISSSMLGDRIREKGVNCINLHSFDEIVDHLNNNLKEGDILLTMGAGDIVKIGEMYLK, encoded by the coding sequence ATGTCTTTTGATTTTATAAGAGATAAAAACAAAAAAGTTCATTTCATAGGAATCGGTGGTATAAGTATGAGTGGTCTTGCTGAAATACTCATAAAAAACAACTATACAGTCTCTGGGTCTGATATGAATTCATCACATATCACAAGCAAACTTAAAGAAAAAGGTGTTCAAATTTATATAGGCCATAATGGTGATAACATAAATACTGCAGACTTAGTAGTTTACACTGCTGCTATTTCTCCTGAAAATCCAGAATACATTAAGGCTAAAGAGTTAAACATTCCTTTAATAGATAGGGCTGAATTTTTAGGTCAAATTATGAAAGGTCACAAATATAATGTTGCAGTAGCGGGTACACATGGTAAGACTACTACCACTTCAATGCTTGCCCACATCATTTTAAAAGAGGATGTAGACCCTACAATACTCGTGGGTGGAGAATTAGATGCTATCGGAGGTAATGTTTTAGCTGGAAATAGCGACTATTTTATTACAGAAGCCTGTGAGTATAAAGCATCATTCTTAAAGTTTTTTCCCTATATAGGAACAATATTAAACATAGATGCGGATCACCTAGATTACTATAAAGACATAAATCACATTAAAGATACCTTCATAAAATTCATTAATATTATACCAAAAGAAGGTTATTTAGTTGCGAATGTGGAAGATGAAAATGTTAAAACTATTCTCCATAATCATAATTACAACTGTAGCATACTTACTTACGGAATAAATAACGGAATGCTTAAGGCAAAAGATATTAGTTATAATGAATTAGGTTGTGCCACCTTTGATGTATACAAAGAGGGTCACAGATTATTTCAAATAAATCTTAATGTGCCTGGGCAGCATAATGTTCTAAATGCTCTTGCAAGTATAGGCACCGCACTAATCCTTAATTTTTCTGAAAACTCAATTACGCGCGGCCTTTCTAGTTTCAAGGGTACACATAGGAGATTTGAGTTAAAGGGGATTAAAAATGGCGTAACTGTTATTGACGATTATGCCCACCATCCTACAGAAATTAAAGCAACTTTAAGTGCTACAAAAAATTATCCTCATAATAAAATTTATTGTGTTTTCCAACCCCATACTTATTCAAGAACATTAAGCTTATTTGAAGATTTTTCAGATTCTTTTTATGATATGGATAATTTAATACTAGCAGATATTTATGCTGCCAGGGAAAAAGATACTGGAGTAATAAGTTCAAGTATGCTTGGAGATAGAATAAGAGAGAAAGGTGTAAATTGCATAAATCTTCATAGCTTTGATGAAATTGTTGATCATCTTAACAATAATTTAAAAGAAGGAGATATTCTTCTTACAATGGGTGCAGGAGACATCGTTAAAATAGGAGAAATGTACCTAAAATAA
- a CDS encoding LysE/ArgO family amino acid transporter, with amino-acid sequence MYKYIIQGLLLGFAYVAPIGTQNIFVINTAIRKSRLRAYQVAFITIFFDISLALSCFLGVGALMERFKLLKILILLLGSVAVIYIGVGLVRQVPEVESGETVDVNKSFIKIVWTCFAVTWLNPQALVDGSLLLGGMRASLPVNMSSYFIIGVCLASFIWFTSLATIISLFKGKFNIKVIKIINLVCGIVIILYGFKLAYSFVKLII; translated from the coding sequence ATGTATAAATATATAATACAAGGCTTACTATTAGGTTTCGCATACGTAGCACCCATTGGTACACAAAACATATTTGTAATAAATACGGCTATACGCAAAAGTAGACTAAGGGCATATCAAGTTGCATTTATTACTATATTTTTTGATATATCACTTGCGCTTTCATGCTTTTTAGGTGTAGGGGCGCTTATGGAAAGGTTTAAACTTTTAAAGATACTTATTCTTTTACTAGGTAGTGTAGCAGTAATCTACATTGGAGTAGGTCTCGTGAGACAAGTACCAGAAGTTGAATCGGGAGAAACTGTGGATGTGAATAAATCATTTATAAAAATAGTATGGACATGTTTTGCAGTAACCTGGCTAAATCCCCAGGCTCTAGTTGATGGTTCCTTATTATTGGGTGGGATGAGAGCTTCACTTCCAGTAAACATGTCAAGCTACTTTATTATAGGAGTATGCTTAGCGTCCTTCATTTGGTTTACCTCATTAGCAACTATTATTTCGCTATTTAAAGGGAAGTTTAACATTAAAGTTATTAAAATAATAAACTTAGTATGTGGTATAGTCATAATATTATATGGATTTAAATTAGCATATTCTTTTGTTAAATTAATTATTTAG
- the spoVG gene encoding septation regulator SpoVG — protein sequence MEITDVRIRKIATEGKMKAIISITFDNEFVVHDIKVIEGQSGLFIAMPSRKTPDGEFKDIAHPINTQTREKIQSAILDEYEKVKNEKPVEEVEENLEV from the coding sequence ATGGAAATCACAGACGTTAGAATTAGGAAAATAGCTACAGAGGGGAAAATGAAGGCGATTATATCAATAACTTTTGACAATGAATTTGTTGTTCATGATATTAAAGTGATAGAAGGGCAAAGTGGACTTTTTATTGCTATGCCAAGTAGGAAAACTCCAGATGGGGAATTCAAGGACATAGCACACCCAATAAATACTCAAACAAGAGAGAAGATTCAATCAGCTATATTGGATGAGTATGAAAAAGTAAAAAATGAAAAACCAGTAGAAGAGGTAGAAGAAAATTTAGAAGTATAA
- a CDS encoding PhzF family phenazine biosynthesis protein has product MKKVIYQVNAFSDLPFGGNPAGVVPNAIGLNYTDMLNIAREMNLSETAFVFPMKDEEADYEVRFFTPTQEVDLCGHATIGSFFSLASKGIITGTDNVKIVKQKTKAGILPVELYFKDNKIDSVMMTQAKPKFVFDVANTYELAQIMGINARDIGISGYSLIPQAVSTGLTDIMLPVKSLSALKSLNPNYTRLTEYSNNLNIIGVHAFTLETEEDSSTLSCRNFGPAAGINEESATGTSNGALGAYLVKNDVLKFEDNITIICEQGYYMNRPSKIIVRLEGSKENLTVKVGGKSVIVMEGLI; this is encoded by the coding sequence ATGAAAAAAGTTATTTACCAAGTAAATGCCTTCTCAGATCTGCCCTTCGGTGGTAATCCAGCCGGTGTAGTACCTAACGCTATTGGATTAAATTATACCGATATGTTAAATATCGCCCGAGAAATGAATTTATCGGAAACTGCCTTTGTTTTTCCTATGAAAGATGAGGAAGCAGATTATGAGGTAAGATTTTTTACACCTACCCAAGAAGTAGACTTATGTGGTCATGCTACAATTGGTTCTTTTTTTTCTTTAGCTTCAAAAGGTATTATTACTGGAACTGATAATGTTAAAATTGTAAAACAAAAAACAAAGGCCGGTATTTTACCAGTTGAACTTTATTTTAAAGATAATAAAATCGATAGTGTAATGATGACTCAAGCTAAACCCAAATTTGTTTTTGATGTTGCAAATACATATGAACTTGCACAAATCATGGGTATCAATGCACGTGACATAGGAATATCCGGGTATAGCCTCATTCCTCAAGCTGTATCTACCGGCCTTACAGACATTATGCTTCCGGTCAAAAGTTTGTCTGCATTAAAATCCCTAAATCCAAACTATACCAGATTAACTGAATATAGTAATAATCTAAATATTATTGGGGTACATGCCTTTACGCTTGAAACTGAAGAAGACTCCTCCACTCTATCTTGTAGAAACTTTGGTCCCGCTGCTGGCATAAATGAAGAATCTGCCACAGGAACTTCTAATGGGGCACTTGGTGCCTATCTAGTAAAAAATGATGTGCTTAAATTTGAAGATAATATAACTATAATCTGTGAACAAGGCTACTATATGAATAGACCTAGTAAAATAATCGTAAGATTAGAAGGAAGCAAAGAAAACTTAACAGTAAAGGTTGGGGGTAAATCGGTCATTGTTATGGAGGGGCTTATTTAA